GTTTTTAGCCGGCACCCCCACGGTGGTCGCGCGATGTTCGATGGTTTCATAAATACTCTGAACAATGACGGATTCCTGGATAATTGGTCGGGCGCCATCATGGACCATCACAATATCCGTTTTCGGATGGATAGCTTTTAAACCCCGGTACACGGACTCCTGCCTGGTCTCACCGCCTCTGACCAACTTTATCTTCGTATAACGATACGGTTTTAACACCTGCATTTGACAGAGACTGAATTCGTCCTGATTGATAACAAGGACAATTTCTTTAATTAATGGACATTTTTCAAACACATCCAGCGTATACGCTAAAATCGGTTTTCCGTTTAAAGTCAAATACTGTTTATTGATTGGTGCATTCATCCGTCGTCCCATTCCCGCTGCCGGGATGATGACGCTGGTTAAATATTTTTTCATTATTCCCACCTTATCATCGATTTACTCACTTCAACAGACTCTTTTTAATAAAATCGGATCTGAAAACTCATCCTACCTTTAACTTACAACAAGACGCAACTTATCCATCACGCACATTAACAACACACGATCATTTAGCGGATTAAATTCACCTGACGGTGCAAAGACTTTGAGTAATTAAAACTTACTTAAAAGCTGTTTAATTTTTGCGTCACCAGTTTTCAAAGTAATTTCCCGTTCATCTGGGTTACTCAGTTGCGTTTTTAAGACAATCACCAACTTGGCTTCAAATAAATCAGCCGCAATCAAATCCGGCCACTCAAGCAGCAGCGTGCACCCTTGCGTTAAATAATCTTCAAATCCCATTTCATACAGTTCATCCAAATCATGAAGACGATATAAATCGAAATGGAAAATCGTTGGTGGATCGCCGTATTCATTAACAATGGTATACGTGGGACTGGTCACCTCATCAGTCAGACCTTTTCCGGCCACAAAGCCTTTTGAAAAAAGCGTTTTGCCAGCCCCCATCTCACCCTGTAAAAAAATAGTCAGGGGGAAGTCTATTACTTCCCCCAAATACTTTCCAAAGTCAAAGGTTTCCTGACTTGATTTTGTAACAACTTTTTTTTCAAGCATATGTTTTAGACCTTTTCTTTTGATTCAGCGTTTTTTTGACTAAAATCAATCACTTCATCATCGTTATTATCATCGATTATTTCGTAATCCACTTCCACTACATCCTGATCTTCGATCTGGCGACTCCCCGGTAATACCGCCACCAGGACAATATAAATACCAATGCTCAGCAGCCCCGGTAAAAATCTCAGCACAAATGGCAACAGAAACAAACCCCTGAAGATCCATGGGGAAACATTAAAATACTCGCCAAGGCCAGCACAAACACCAGCCAGAATCGCTCTTTTTTTACTTTTCATTAACTGTTTTTTCATCTTCTATAAACCTTTCTGGCTAGCACCACGCATCATTTTTTGCCGGTCACCGATTTTTATTTCTGACGATAAGTTGACATAAACCGCTCAAGGCGATCCATCGTTTCCGTTAAATCCTCTGGATGGGGTAAAAAAACGATTCTGAAATGATCCTGATCGGGCCAGTTAAAACCAGTTCCCTGAACCATCAACACATGTTCTTCTTTGAGGAAATCAAGAGCAAACTGAACATCACTGGTGATATTAAACCGCTCTACATCTATTTTCGGAAAAACGTAAAAACCGGCTTTGGGTTTTACGCAAGACAATCCCGGAATATTATTAATCCGCTTGCAAACAATTTCCCGTTGTTCATATAAACGTCCACCCGGCTTTAATAAATCATTGATACTCTGGTAGCCGCCCAAAGAGGTTTGAATTGCATGTTGCCCGGGAACATTGGAACACATTCGCATATTGGAAAGCATCTTAATTCCATCGATATAATCCTGAGCACCTTTTTTATTACCGGTTAAAATCATCCAGCCTACCCGATAACCTGGTATCCGATGGGATTTCGATAAACCATTAAGTGTTACGACCAATACATCCTCAGTCAACGTTGACATCGGCACATGAACATAATCATCATAAAGAATCCGATCATAAATCTCATCCGCAAAAATAATCAAGTCATTTTCGACGGCAATCTCAACAATTCCTTCTAAAATAGCTTTGGGATAAAGTGCTCCGGTTGGATTATTGGGGTTAATGACCACGATCCCTTTTGTTTTAGGGGTAATTTTACTGCGGATATCCTCAAGGTTCGGGTTCCACTCATCTTCTTCATCACAGACGTAATAAACAGCCGTTCCTCCGGATAAATTGACAGCAGCCGACCACAACGGATAGTCCGGTGCCGGAACCAATATTTCATCGCCGTTATCAAGTAATGCTTGCATACAAAATTGAATCAGTTCGCTGACGCCATTGCCTAAAAACACATCATCAACCTTTAATTCCATTAAACCTTTGTTCTGATAATGTTGAACTACGGCTTTTCGAGCTGAAAAAATCCCTTGCGAATTACAATAACCTTCAGCCGATTTCATGTTAAATTTAATGTCCTGAATAATTTCATCGGGGGCATTTAAATTAAAGGGTGCGGTGTTTCCGGTATTAAGCATAATAATATCAATGCCTTCCCGCTCCATGCGATCCGCCTCGTCAACCACCGGTCCTCTAATATCATAACAAACGTTGTCCAACTTCTTTGACTTTTTTACAGCTTTCATCACTACACTCAACTCCTTTAATATTAAATTTTAGATAAGATTCAGGTTCCTGCAAACTACCGTACCAACCCATTGTTAATCTGTTGTTCGCCGCTTCGCTGCGTACAACCTGATGTAATAATTGTTGGTACTGCTTTTGAGTCTGCTGATAATCGCAAGATTACTCCAATGTATGGTCCTTTTTCATTTTTTCGATGATATTGCGGTAACCTTTGCCGTGTTTGAGGCAGCGGTTGACCCGGCTGATGGTGGCTGAACTAGCCCCGGTCAGTTTTTCAACATCAATAAAGGTTTTTCCCTGGGACAGCAAATAAGCAATTTCAAAACGGTGCGCCATATCTTCTATTTCCTTGATCGTGCACAGATCTTCCAGCAACAGATTACAATCTTCTTCAGTTTCAAGAGCTAAAATCGCCTGGGCTAAAACTTTTCTCTTTGTATTTATTTCCATGGAAAACCCTCATTCATTTCTTGTTATTCATTTGGCATGATAAAGAAATTTTCTTCCTAAAAAATTTTATCCATTGACACTTAATCTTATCTTTAGTGTATAATATGTTATCATAACACATTCATGTTAAGAAATAAATTGAAAGGTTTAACTTTATGAAATTATATAATACCCTTACCCAAAAAAAAGAAACCTTTGTCCCAATCGAAGAAGGCAAGGTCCGAATGTACTCCTGCGGCCCCACTGTTTATAACTATTTCCACATCGGCAATGCCCGTCCTTTTATCGTTTTTGACGTGTTACGCCGGTTTTTAGAATATACTGGTTATGAGGTAACCTTTATCCAGAATTTCACCGATGTGGATGATAAAATCATCAACCGCAGTCATGAAGAAAATATTTCGCCCGAGGCTGTGGCTGAAAAATACATTCAGGAATACTTTGCTGATGCCGATGCCCTTGGCATCAAGCGAGCCAGTGTTCACCCCAAAGTCAGCGAAAACATCACTGAAATTATCGAAATGATCAAAACCTTAGAAGCAAAAGGTCTGGCCTACAACGTTAGCGGTAATGTTTATTACCGGGTCGAAGCCTTTAAGGATTATGGTAAGCTTTCCAAGCAATCAATTGATGATCTGCGTTCCGGTGCCCGCATTGAGGTCAATGATGAAAAACACAGCCCGCTGGATTTTGCGCTCTGGAAAAAGAAAAAAGACGGCGAACCGTATTGGCCAAGCCCCTGGGGCGACGGTCGCCCCGGCTGGCACATCGAATGTTCAGCGATGTCTAAAAA
This is a stretch of genomic DNA from Acetobacterium woodii DSM 1030. It encodes these proteins:
- a CDS encoding YerC/YecD family TrpR-related protein, producing the protein MEINTKRKVLAQAILALETEEDCNLLLEDLCTIKEIEDMAHRFEIAYLLSQGKTFIDVEKLTGASSATISRVNRCLKHGKGYRNIIEKMKKDHTLE
- a CDS encoding PspC domain-containing protein, yielding MKKQLMKSKKRAILAGVCAGLGEYFNVSPWIFRGLFLLPFVLRFLPGLLSIGIYIVLVAVLPGSRQIEDQDVVEVDYEIIDDNNDDEVIDFSQKNAESKEKV
- the ispD gene encoding 2-C-methyl-D-erythritol 4-phosphate cytidylyltransferase, yielding MKKYLTSVIIPAAGMGRRMNAPINKQYLTLNGKPILAYTLDVFEKCPLIKEIVLVINQDEFSLCQMQVLKPYRYTKIKLVRGGETRQESVYRGLKAIHPKTDIVMVHDGARPIIQESVIVQSIYETIEHRATTVGVPAKNTIKVISDNGFVEHTPNRDYLVEIQTPQTFEYELLKKAHDQAIRLGIEGTDDAFLVEQQNIPVKIVTGHYTNIKITTPEDLIIAESIIKHLIKNDKKNKKN
- the tsaE gene encoding tRNA (adenosine(37)-N6)-threonylcarbamoyltransferase complex ATPase subunit type 1 TsaE, translating into MLEKKVVTKSSQETFDFGKYLGEVIDFPLTIFLQGEMGAGKTLFSKGFVAGKGLTDEVTSPTYTIVNEYGDPPTIFHFDLYRLHDLDELYEMGFEDYLTQGCTLLLEWPDLIAADLFEAKLVIVLKTQLSNPDEREITLKTGDAKIKQLLSKF
- a CDS encoding pyridoxal phosphate-dependent aminotransferase, coding for MKAVKKSKKLDNVCYDIRGPVVDEADRMEREGIDIIMLNTGNTAPFNLNAPDEIIQDIKFNMKSAEGYCNSQGIFSARKAVVQHYQNKGLMELKVDDVFLGNGVSELIQFCMQALLDNGDEILVPAPDYPLWSAAVNLSGGTAVYYVCDEEDEWNPNLEDIRSKITPKTKGIVVINPNNPTGALYPKAILEGIVEIAVENDLIIFADEIYDRILYDDYVHVPMSTLTEDVLVVTLNGLSKSHRIPGYRVGWMILTGNKKGAQDYIDGIKMLSNMRMCSNVPGQHAIQTSLGGYQSINDLLKPGGRLYEQREIVCKRINNIPGLSCVKPKAGFYVFPKIDVERFNITSDVQFALDFLKEEHVLMVQGTGFNWPDQDHFRIVFLPHPEDLTETMDRLERFMSTYRQK